The following are from one region of the Zonotrichia leucophrys gambelii isolate GWCS_2022_RI chromosome 1A, RI_Zleu_2.0, whole genome shotgun sequence genome:
- the PSMC2 gene encoding 26S proteasome regulatory subunit 7 isoform X1: MPDYLGADQRKTKEEEKEDKPIRALDEGDIALLKTYGQSTYSRQIKQVEDDIQQLLKKINELTGIKESDTGLAPPALWDLAADKQTLQSEQPLQVARCTKIINADSEDPKYIINVKQFAKFVVDLSDQVAPTDIEEGMRVGVDRNKYQIHIPLPPKIDPTVTMMQVEEKPDVTYSDVGGCKEQIEKLREVVETPLLHPERFVNLGIEPPKGVLLFGPPGTGKTLCARAVANRTDACFIRVIGSELVQKYVGEGARMVRELFEMARTKKACLIFFDEIDAIGGARFDDGAGGDNEVQRTMLELINQLDGFDPRGNIKVLMATNRPDTLDPALMRPGRLDRKIEFSLPDLEGRTHIFKIHARSMSVERDIRFELLARLCPNSTGAEIRSVCTEAGMFAIRARRKIATEKDFLEAVNKVIKSYAKFSATPRYMTYN; encoded by the exons CTCTTGATGAAGGAGATATTGCCTTGCTGAAAACATAT GGCCAGAGCACGTACTCAAGGCAGATCAAGCAAGTAGAAGATGATATTCAACAACTGCTTAAGAAAATCAATGAGCTCACTG GAATCAAGGAATCCGACACTGgcctggctcctcctgccctttgGGATCTGGCTGCAGATAAACAAACTCTGCAAAGTGAGCAACCATTGCAAGTTGCAAG GTGCACAAAGATCATCAATGCAGACTCCGAGGATCCCAAATACATTATCAATGTCAAGCAATTTGCCAAGTTCGTGGTGGATCTCAGTGACCAGGTGGCACCTACTGACATAGAAGAAGGCATGAGAGTTGG GGTGGACAGAAACAAGTACCAAATCCACATCCCCTTGCCTCCAAAGATTGATCCCACAGTCACCATGATGCAA GTAGAAGAAAAACCTGATGTCACTTACAGTGATGTTGGTGGCTGTAAAGAGCAGATTGAAAAGCTGAGAGAGGTGGTGGAAACCCCTCTGCTTCAC CCTGAGAGATTTGTGAACCTGGGAATTGAGCCTCCCAAAGGAGTGCTTTTGTTTGGGCCACCTGGCACAGGCAAAACGCTCTGTGCCCGTGCTGTGGCTAACAGGACTGATGCCTGCTTCATCAGAGTCATTGGATCTGAGCTGGTGCAGAAATACGTGGGGGAG ggAGCCCGAATGGTTCGTGAACTCTTTGAAATGGCCAGAACTAAGAAAGCTTGCCTTATATTCTTTGATGAGATTGATGCCATTGGAG GTGCTCGTTTCGATGACGGCGCGGGCGGTGACAACGAGGTGCAGCGCACCATGCTGGAGCTCATCAACCAGCTGGATGGCTTTGACCCCCGGGGCAACATCAAAGTGCTCATGGCCACAAACAGGCCTGACACTCTGGACCCAGCTCTGATGAGGCCTGGCAGGCTGGACAGGAAGATCGAGTTCAGCCTGCCTGATCTCGAG GGCCGAACTCACATCTTCAAGATCCACGCTCGTTCCATGAGTGTGGAGAGGGACATCAGGTTTGAGCTGCTGGCTCGGCTGTGTCCGAACAGCACAG gCGCTGAGATCCGCAGCGTGTGCACGGAGGCGGGAATGTTCGCTATCCGAGCGCGCCGCAAGATCGCCACCGAGAAGGATTTCCTGGAGGCGGTGAACAAAGTCATCAAATCCTACGCCAAGTTCAGCGCTACCCCCCGCTACATGACCTACAACTGA
- the PSMC2 gene encoding 26S proteasome regulatory subunit 7 isoform X2 produces the protein MRVGVDRNKYQIHIPLPPKIDPTVTMMQVEEKPDVTYSDVGGCKEQIEKLREVVETPLLHPERFVNLGIEPPKGVLLFGPPGTGKTLCARAVANRTDACFIRVIGSELVQKYVGEGARMVRELFEMARTKKACLIFFDEIDAIGGARFDDGAGGDNEVQRTMLELINQLDGFDPRGNIKVLMATNRPDTLDPALMRPGRLDRKIEFSLPDLEGRTHIFKIHARSMSVERDIRFELLARLCPNSTGAEIRSVCTEAGMFAIRARRKIATEKDFLEAVNKVIKSYAKFSATPRYMTYN, from the exons ATGAGAGTTGG GGTGGACAGAAACAAGTACCAAATCCACATCCCCTTGCCTCCAAAGATTGATCCCACAGTCACCATGATGCAA GTAGAAGAAAAACCTGATGTCACTTACAGTGATGTTGGTGGCTGTAAAGAGCAGATTGAAAAGCTGAGAGAGGTGGTGGAAACCCCTCTGCTTCAC CCTGAGAGATTTGTGAACCTGGGAATTGAGCCTCCCAAAGGAGTGCTTTTGTTTGGGCCACCTGGCACAGGCAAAACGCTCTGTGCCCGTGCTGTGGCTAACAGGACTGATGCCTGCTTCATCAGAGTCATTGGATCTGAGCTGGTGCAGAAATACGTGGGGGAG ggAGCCCGAATGGTTCGTGAACTCTTTGAAATGGCCAGAACTAAGAAAGCTTGCCTTATATTCTTTGATGAGATTGATGCCATTGGAG GTGCTCGTTTCGATGACGGCGCGGGCGGTGACAACGAGGTGCAGCGCACCATGCTGGAGCTCATCAACCAGCTGGATGGCTTTGACCCCCGGGGCAACATCAAAGTGCTCATGGCCACAAACAGGCCTGACACTCTGGACCCAGCTCTGATGAGGCCTGGCAGGCTGGACAGGAAGATCGAGTTCAGCCTGCCTGATCTCGAG GGCCGAACTCACATCTTCAAGATCCACGCTCGTTCCATGAGTGTGGAGAGGGACATCAGGTTTGAGCTGCTGGCTCGGCTGTGTCCGAACAGCACAG gCGCTGAGATCCGCAGCGTGTGCACGGAGGCGGGAATGTTCGCTATCCGAGCGCGCCGCAAGATCGCCACCGAGAAGGATTTCCTGGAGGCGGTGAACAAAGTCATCAAATCCTACGCCAAGTTCAGCGCTACCCCCCGCTACATGACCTACAACTGA
- the SLC26A5 gene encoding prestin, which translates to MEHAREEEVGLEQSQMYCVQRPIYNQELLQGQLHRRQRTRQTLGQRLAHSCRCTSKKAKSHLYSFLPILKWLPHYPVRRYLFGDIISGISTGVMQLPQGLAYALLAAVPPVFGLYSSFYPVFLYTFFGTSKHISIGTFAVVSMMVGSVAVREVPDEMICLDSNTTNTTEILEFYSVRDAKRVQVAVALAFLSGLIQLCLGFLRFGFLAIYLTEPLVRGFTTAAAVHVFTSQLKYLLGIKTNRYSGPLSVVYSMVAVFSNITTTNIATMIVGLTCIVLLLIGKEINFRFQKKLPVPIPMEIIVVIIGTGVSAGMHLHESYKVDVVGNIPQGLRAPAVPDIGLIPAIFVDAVAIAIVGFSMAVSMAKIFALKHGYTIDGNQELIALGICNSVGSFFQTIAITCSMSRSLVQESTGGKTQIAGALSAVMVLLVIVAIGSLFEPLPQTVLAAIVMVNLKGMFKQFADVMHFWRTSKIELAIWVAAFVASLLLGLDYGLLSAVTFAMITVIYRTQRPKYRILGQIPNTDIYCDVEEYEEVKEYPGIKIFQANTSLYFANSESYARALIKKTGVDPAALLKARKKAQKRHAREIKAANEQRKKAVLKLTNDVEAGVKHEIAGDDLPVNGKFADSSVHDMSPEEHEHFVEPKSDIHSLILDFTPVNFVDSVGVKALKSIIKEHNKVDIYVCIAGCSGPVLNELTRLNFFDKSVTRELLFHSVHDAVLACQMKDGSAAQAGSDL; encoded by the exons ATGGAACATGCTCGAGAAGAAGAAGTGGGTCTTGAGCAAAGCCAGATGTATTGTGTGCAGAGACCAATATACAACCAGGAGCTCCTGCAAGGACAGCTGCACAGGCGACAGAGAACCCGACAGACTTTAGGGCAGAGGCTTGCACATTCTTGTCG TTGTACTTCTAAGAAAGCCAAGTCTCATCTTTACAGTTTCTTACCAATTTTAAAATGGCTGCCTCATTACCCAGTGAGGAGATACTTATTTGGAGACATTATCTCAGGTATTAGCACTGGGGTCATGCAGCTTCCTCAAG GTTTAGCCTATGCTTTGCTGGCAGCTGTTCCCCCAGTATTTGGCCTATATTCTtcattttatcctgtttttctGTATACTTTTTTTGGAACCTCCAAGCACATATCAATAG GTACCTTTGCTGTGGTTAGTATGATGGTTGGTAGTGTTGCTGTGAGAGAAGTGCCTGATGAAATGATTTGTCTGGACTCTAATACTACAAATACTACAGAGATCCTTGAATTTTACAGTGTTAGGGATGCCAAGAGGGTGCAGGTAGCTGTGGCTCTCGCCTTTCTTTCAGGACTTATCCAG TTGTGTTTAGGTTTCCTTCGGTTTGGATTTCTGGCCATCTACCTGACAGAGCCTCTGGTGCGAGGGTtcaccactgcagctgcagtcCATGTCTTCACTTCCCAGCTGAAATATCTGCTTGGCATCAAGACTAACCGCTACAGTGGGCCCCTCTCTGTTGTATAT AGCATGGTTGCTGTGTTTTCAAATATAACAACCACCAACATTGCTACAATGATTGTTGGGTTAACGTGCATTGTTCTGTTGCTGATTGGCAAGGAGATCAATTTCCGCTTTCAGAAGAAGCTCCCAGTTCCTATTCCTATGGAGATCATCGTG gtCATTATTGGCACAGGAGTTTCAGCTGGAATGCATCTGCATGAGTCATACAAAGTGGATGTTGTTGGGAATATTCCTCAAGG GTTACGTGCACCAGCAGTTCCTGACATTGGGCTAATCCCAGCAATATTTGTGGATGCAGTGGCAATTGCAATAGTTGGATTTTCAATGGCTGTATCAATGGCCAAGATCTTTGCCCTTAAACATGGTTACACCATCGATGGGAATCAG GAACTTATTGCCTTGGGAATATGCAACTCTGTGGGGTCATTTTTCCAAACCATTGCAATCACATGCTCAATGTCTCGGAGTCTTGTCCAGGAAAGCACTGGTGGAAAAACTCAG attGCAGGTGCACTCTCTGCAGTAATGGTTCTGTTGGTGATTGTGGCTATTGGATCCCTTTTTGAACCACTTCCACAG ACAGTGCTAGCTGCAATTGTCATGGTGAACCTGAAGGGAATGTTTAAACAGTTTGCAGATGTCATGCACTTCTGGAGAACCAGTAAGATCGAGCTG gcCATCTGGGTGGCAGCTTTTGTGGCTTCTCTTTTGCTGGGACTAGACTATGGTTTGCTTAGTGCAGTTACATTTGCAATGATCACCGTTATTTACAGAACACAAAG ACCTAAATACAGAATCCTTGGTCAGATTCCTAACACTGACATCTACTGTGATGTGGAAGAGTATGAAGAG GTTAAAGAATATCCTggaatcaaaatatttcaagctaATACATCTCTTTATTTTGCTAATAGTGAGTCATATGCAAGGGCACTGATAAAAAAG ACTGGAGTGGACCCTGCTGCCTTattaaaagcaaggaaaaaagcccagaagcgCCATGCCAGGGAGATAAAGGCAGCAAatgaacagagaaagaaagctGTGCTGAAGCTG ACGAACGACGTAGAAGCAGGTGTAAAACATGAGATAGCCGGCGATGACTTACCTGTGAATGGAAAATTTGCAGATTCTAGTGTACATGACATGTCTCCTGAGGAGCATGAACATTTTGTGGAGCCCAAATCAGATATTCACTCTTTAATCCTGGATTTCACCCCGGTGAACTTTGTGGATTCAGTTGGAGTAAAAGCACTAAAATCA ATTATAAAAGAACACAACAAAGTTGATATATATGTCTGCATTGCCGGCTGCAGTG gCCCTGTTCTGAATGAGCTGACAAGACTGAATTTTTTTGATAAAAGTGTAACAAGAGAGTTGCTGTTTCACAGTGTTCACGATGCTGTCCTTGCCTGCCAAATGAAAGATGGGTCTGCTGCACAGGCTGGCTCTGACCTTTGA